From a region of the Impatiens glandulifera chromosome 4, dImpGla2.1, whole genome shotgun sequence genome:
- the LOC124934833 gene encoding nuclear transcription factor Y subunit B-6-like yields MENKGSSTRAYVVPPTEPFIPVANVVRIMRRVVPTHCKIADDVKEIVQHCVSEFISLITVEANMHCQSESRRTITADEILWAMAKLGFDDYVNTARDAVGSHGPWNAMNGKRGRDNSSCSSDPNAGP; encoded by the exons ATGGAGAACAAGGGTTCAAGCACAAGAG CTTATGTGGTGCCACCAACGGAGCCATTCATACCCGTGGCGAATGTTGTGAGGATCATGCGGCGTGTGGTACCGACACATTGCAAGATCGCTGATGATGTGAAGGAGATTGTTCAACATTGTGTCTCGGAATTCATTAGTCTAATCACTGTCGAAGCTAACATGCATTGTCAAAGCGAGAGTCGTAGAACGATTACCGCCGATGAGATTCTTTGGGCCATGGCCAAGCTAGGGTTTGATGATTATGTTAACACA GCCCGCGATGCAGTTGGATCGCATGGACCGTGGAATGCGATGAATGGAAAAAGAGGAAGGGACAATTCTTCTTGTTCAAGTGACCCTAATGCTGGACCTTGA